A genome region from Crossiella equi includes the following:
- a CDS encoding L,D-transpeptidase has translation MRGKKSLVLAVTATVGLLLAACGTEQVPQLAGNTAPASNSGSATPSPSSSTSDPTTVPPAPSSSSTRPTTTTPPKPKPKQPEQKDTVQPAGVASGTPCKATARACIDLSANKAWLMDNGKAVYGPVPITHGRKGWLTPPGTFSVTRKNKNHRSSIFNNAPMPWSVFFNGGIAFHQGSLREKSHGCIHLSPAAAQKFFSFLQLGDQVHVVR, from the coding sequence ATGCGTGGGAAGAAGTCTCTGGTGCTGGCGGTGACCGCGACGGTGGGGCTGCTGCTCGCCGCGTGCGGGACCGAGCAGGTGCCTCAGCTGGCGGGGAACACGGCACCGGCCTCGAACAGCGGTTCGGCCACGCCCTCGCCCTCCTCCTCCACTTCGGACCCGACCACGGTGCCGCCCGCGCCGTCCTCCTCCAGTACGCGGCCGACCACGACGACTCCGCCCAAGCCGAAGCCGAAGCAGCCGGAGCAGAAGGACACCGTGCAGCCCGCCGGGGTCGCCTCGGGCACCCCGTGCAAGGCCACCGCCCGGGCCTGCATCGACCTGTCCGCCAACAAGGCGTGGCTGATGGACAACGGCAAGGCGGTCTACGGTCCGGTGCCGATCACGCACGGCCGCAAGGGCTGGCTGACCCCGCCCGGCACCTTCTCGGTGACCCGGAAGAACAAGAACCACAGGAGCAGCATCTTCAACAACGCGCCCATGCCGTGGTCGGTGTTCTTCAACGGCGGCATCGCCTTCCACCAGGGCAGCCTGCGCGAGAAGTCGCACGGCTGCATCCACCTCTCCCCCGCCGCGGCGCAGAAGTTCTTCAGCTTCCTCCAGCTGGGCGACCAGGTGCACGTGGTGCGGTGA
- a CDS encoding S1 family peptidase: MRARSLIVGILAAAATALGGLAMPAAAAPATTAGDVDPLVVGGTNATETYSFMVSLQGTSGNHFCGGSLIKANWVVTAKHCVAGQSAGSIQARIGTTNRTTGGTVARASRIINHPSSIDLSLVQLSTSVTQAPISIAPQSGAVGTASRIIGWGQTCPVRGGCGAPINLQQLDTSIVADSSCRGITAANEICTNNPNGNSGACYGDSGGPQVKGSTGNWTLIGATSRSGNGDSRCATGPSIYVDVSSYRDWISQQVGGL, from the coding sequence GTGAGGGCACGTTCTCTGATCGTCGGGATCCTGGCGGCTGCCGCGACCGCACTGGGCGGGCTCGCGATGCCTGCCGCCGCCGCACCCGCGACCACTGCCGGTGACGTCGATCCGTTGGTCGTCGGCGGCACGAACGCGACCGAGACCTACAGCTTCATGGTGTCCCTGCAGGGCACCTCCGGCAACCACTTCTGCGGCGGCTCCCTGATCAAGGCGAACTGGGTCGTCACCGCGAAGCACTGCGTCGCCGGGCAGAGCGCGGGCTCGATCCAGGCCCGCATCGGCACCACCAACCGGACCACGGGCGGCACGGTGGCGCGCGCCTCGCGCATCATCAACCACCCGAGCAGCATCGACCTCTCGCTGGTGCAGCTGTCCACCTCGGTGACCCAGGCGCCGATCTCCATCGCGCCGCAGTCCGGCGCGGTCGGCACCGCCAGCCGCATCATCGGCTGGGGCCAGACCTGCCCGGTCCGCGGTGGCTGTGGCGCCCCGATCAACCTGCAGCAGCTGGACACCTCGATCGTGGCCGACAGCTCCTGCCGCGGCATCACCGCCGCCAACGAGATCTGCACCAACAACCCGAACGGCAACTCCGGTGCCTGCTACGGCGACTCCGGCGGCCCGCAGGTGAAGGGCAGCACCGGCAACTGGACCCTGATCGGTGCCACCAGCCGCTCCGGCAACGGTGACTCGCGCTGCGCGACCGGCCCGTCCATCTACGTGGACGTGTCCTCCTACCGCGACTGGATCAGCCAGCAGGTCGGCGGCCTGTAA
- a CDS encoding haloacid dehalogenase-like hydrolase yields MSTVPYLRKALSALVCAGVALTAVAVPAAAAPESGKHCPQLDQNLPWQGENRASLQRVIDERGLCGGLPGGRPVAVFDWDNTVVKNDITDATLAWALKHDKILRPARWATTSPWLSPAADKALTAACGTSVPVGLPLPTSRNLACTDEIWSIREKSKTMAGQAAFTGDWNHRRTEPSYAWVPALFAGYTPAGLTAIAARARAEQLRAPVGAKQAVGSHTIAGYVRYYEQQRDLIRTLKRAGFDVYIVSASAEPIAEAWSGGVGLDREHTIGIRLATRHGRLTTTALGCGDDPAGLPYIDGKRCVVNQEIFGIKGKAAWDQQPPARRIALGAGDADTDVTFVLDATGAHLALNRNKTELLCRALDNADGRWVLNPMFIEPMPHRDAAYPCSTAGVVRPDGSRAPMPRADGSVVPDKTEA; encoded by the coding sequence ATGAGCACTGTGCCCTACCTGCGGAAGGCCCTCTCCGCACTGGTGTGCGCCGGGGTGGCGCTGACCGCGGTCGCGGTCCCGGCCGCCGCCGCGCCGGAGTCCGGCAAGCACTGTCCACAGCTTGACCAGAACCTGCCGTGGCAGGGCGAGAACCGGGCCAGCCTCCAGCGGGTGATCGACGAGCGCGGCCTCTGCGGCGGGCTGCCCGGCGGCCGTCCGGTCGCGGTGTTCGACTGGGACAACACGGTGGTGAAGAACGACATCACCGACGCCACCCTGGCCTGGGCGCTCAAGCACGACAAGATCCTCCGGCCCGCCCGCTGGGCCACCACCAGCCCGTGGCTGTCCCCGGCCGCGGACAAGGCGCTGACCGCCGCCTGCGGCACCTCGGTGCCGGTCGGCCTGCCGCTGCCCACCTCGCGCAACCTGGCCTGCACGGACGAGATCTGGTCCATCCGCGAGAAGTCCAAGACCATGGCTGGCCAAGCCGCGTTCACCGGCGACTGGAACCACCGCCGCACCGAGCCCTCCTACGCCTGGGTGCCCGCGCTGTTCGCCGGGTACACGCCCGCCGGGCTGACCGCGATCGCCGCCCGGGCCCGCGCCGAGCAGCTGCGCGCGCCGGTCGGGGCCAAGCAGGCCGTCGGCTCGCACACCATCGCCGGGTACGTGCGCTACTACGAGCAGCAGCGCGACCTCATCCGCACGCTCAAGCGCGCCGGGTTCGACGTCTACATCGTCTCCGCCTCGGCCGAGCCGATCGCCGAGGCCTGGTCCGGCGGGGTCGGCCTGGACCGCGAGCACACCATCGGCATCCGTCTGGCCACCAGGCACGGGCGGCTCACCACCACCGCGCTGGGCTGCGGCGACGACCCGGCCGGGCTGCCCTACATCGACGGCAAGCGCTGCGTGGTCAACCAGGAGATCTTCGGGATCAAGGGCAAGGCCGCCTGGGACCAGCAGCCCCCGGCCCGCCGCATCGCCCTGGGCGCGGGCGACGCGGACACCGACGTCACCTTCGTGCTCGACGCCACCGGCGCGCACCTGGCCCTCAACCGCAACAAGACCGAACTGCTGTGCCGGGCCCTGGACAACGCCGACGGTCGCTGGGTGCTCAACCCGATGTTCATCGAGCCCATGCCGCACCGCGACGCTGCCTACCCGTGCTCGACCGCCGGGGTGGTCCGCCCGGACGGCTCCCGGGCCCCGATGCCGCGCGCCGACGGCAGCGTGGTGCCGGACAAGACCGAGGCCTGA
- a CDS encoding S1 family peptidase, producing the protein MRAKRMVVGLLAAVATAFAGLTGTAVASPASSSSTGDVDPFIVGGVNATQVYSFMVSLQNTSGGHFCGGSLIKANFVVTAKHCVQGKTPASIRARVGTTNRTSGGSYVAANGIWLHPSYDLAIVRLAASVPQAPIRVAASSGAVGTATRIIGWGQTCPAPGGCGAPVILQQLDTSIVSDGLCSGIYGAQEICTNNPGGTRGACYGDSGGPQIKMVSGAWQLIGATSRSGGGSTCAVRPSIYVDVPVFRTWISGIAGAV; encoded by the coding sequence GTGCGTGCGAAGAGAATGGTCGTCGGGTTACTGGCGGCCGTGGCCACCGCTTTCGCCGGTCTCACCGGCACCGCGGTCGCATCCCCTGCTTCTTCTTCCTCCACCGGCGACGTCGACCCGTTCATCGTGGGCGGCGTCAACGCCACGCAGGTCTACAGCTTCATGGTCTCCCTGCAGAACACCTCCGGCGGCCACTTCTGCGGTGGCTCGCTGATCAAGGCCAACTTCGTGGTCACCGCCAAGCACTGCGTGCAGGGCAAGACCCCGGCCTCGATCCGCGCCCGGGTCGGCACCACCAACCGGACCTCGGGCGGCAGCTACGTCGCGGCCAACGGGATCTGGCTGCACCCGAGCTATGACCTGGCCATCGTGCGGCTGGCCGCCAGCGTGCCGCAGGCCCCGATCCGGGTGGCCGCCAGCTCGGGCGCGGTGGGCACCGCCACCCGCATCATCGGCTGGGGCCAGACCTGCCCGGCCCCGGGCGGCTGCGGCGCACCGGTGATCCTGCAGCAGCTGGACACCTCGATCGTCTCCGACGGCCTGTGCAGCGGCATCTACGGCGCCCAGGAGATCTGCACGAACAACCCAGGGGGGACCCGTGGCGCCTGCTACGGCGACTCCGGCGGCCCGCAGATCAAGATGGTCAGCGGCGCCTGGCAGCTGATCGGCGCCACCAGCCGTTCCGGCGGCGGCTCCACCTGCGCGGTGCGGCCGTCGATCTACGTCGACGTCCCGGTGTTCCGCACCTGGATCAGCGGTATCGCCGGAGCGGTGTAA
- the glpX gene encoding class II fructose-bisphosphatase encodes MAANTAPRRREAPDRNLALELVRVTEAAAIAAGRWVGRGDKNGGDGAAVDAMRKLIGTVSMRGVVVIGEGEKDEAPMLFNGEEVGNGDGPDCDVAVDPIDGTTLMAKGMPNALAVLAVAERGAMYDPSAVFYMEKLAVGPDAADVVDLDAPIAENIRRVAKAKHTDVADVTVCILDRPRHEAIVKEVREAGARIHFISDGDVAGAISAARASTGVDMLLGIGGTPEGIIAAAALKCMGGAIQARLWPKDDEERDRALAAGHDLDRVLTTDDLVRGDNVFFCATGITDGDLLRGVHYRSGGCTTQSIVMRSKSGTVRLIDGYHQLTKLREYSSVDFGGDPEEEILPLP; translated from the coding sequence ATGGCGGCGAACACGGCACCCCGACGACGTGAGGCACCGGACCGGAACCTGGCCCTGGAGCTCGTTCGCGTCACCGAGGCCGCCGCGATCGCGGCGGGCCGCTGGGTGGGCCGGGGCGACAAGAACGGCGGCGACGGCGCGGCCGTGGACGCCATGCGCAAGCTGATCGGCACGGTCTCCATGCGCGGCGTCGTGGTCATCGGGGAGGGCGAGAAGGACGAGGCCCCGATGCTGTTCAACGGCGAGGAGGTCGGCAACGGCGACGGCCCGGACTGCGACGTCGCGGTCGACCCGATCGACGGCACCACGCTGATGGCCAAGGGCATGCCCAACGCGCTGGCCGTGCTCGCGGTGGCCGAACGGGGCGCGATGTACGACCCGTCCGCGGTGTTCTACATGGAGAAGCTGGCCGTGGGCCCGGACGCGGCCGACGTGGTCGACCTGGACGCCCCGATCGCGGAGAACATCCGCCGGGTGGCCAAGGCCAAGCACACCGACGTGGCCGACGTGACCGTGTGCATCCTGGACCGCCCCCGGCACGAGGCCATCGTGAAGGAGGTCCGCGAGGCGGGCGCGCGCATCCACTTCATCAGCGACGGCGACGTGGCGGGGGCGATCTCCGCGGCGCGGGCCAGCACCGGTGTGGACATGCTGCTGGGCATCGGCGGCACCCCGGAGGGCATCATCGCCGCGGCCGCGCTGAAGTGCATGGGCGGCGCGATCCAGGCCCGCCTGTGGCCCAAGGACGACGAGGAGCGCGACCGCGCGCTGGCCGCGGGCCATGACCTGGACCGCGTGCTCACCACCGACGACCTGGTGCGCGGTGACAACGTGTTCTTCTGCGCCACCGGCATCACCGACGGCGACCTGCTGCGCGGCGTGCACTACCGCTCCGGCGGCTGCACCACGCAGTCCATCGTGATGCGTTCCAAGTCCGGCACGGTGCGCCTGATCGACGGCTACCACCAGCTGACCAAGCTGCGCGAGTACTCCTCGGTCGACTTCGGCGGCGACCCGGAGGAGGAGATCCTGCCGCTGCCGTGA
- a CDS encoding exodeoxyribonuclease VII small subunit, whose translation MKEELGYEAARDQLVEVVRRLEAGGLSLEDSLALWERGEHLAKVCEDHLAGARARVEQALASVTAEDAPKDN comes from the coding sequence GTGAAGGAAGAGCTGGGGTACGAGGCCGCACGCGACCAGCTGGTCGAGGTCGTCCGCAGGCTCGAAGCGGGCGGGCTGTCCCTGGAGGACTCCCTGGCGCTGTGGGAGCGCGGCGAGCACCTGGCGAAGGTGTGCGAGGACCACCTCGCGGGCGCGCGGGCACGGGTCGAGCAGGCGCTGGCCTCGGTCACCGCCGAGGACGCCCCGAAAGACAACTGA
- the xseA gene encoding exodeoxyribonuclease VII large subunit, with translation MTTPSTAEQPWPVRTVARKIAEWIARLGSVWVEGQVTQISNRPNTATAFLTLRDASSNVSITVTCSTKLLAGMTPPLKDGDKVIVHGRPDFYEGRGTISLRVDEIRAVGIGELLARIERLRRLLAAEGLFDPARKRKPPFLPQCVGLITGRASAAERDVLTNARIRWPQVHFRVINVAVQGHLAVPQVLEALSALESDPEVDVIVIARGGGSVEDLLPFSDEALCRAVAAARTPVLSAIGHEPDTPLLDHVADLRCSTPTDAGKRVVPDVAEEAARIGQMRDRARRALHGWVDREHRLLAQLRSRPALADPIGPLRVRAEDVHALRERSRRATSTLLAHEQSRLDGVKARLTTLGPAATLARGYAVVQRVISGEPDGVLRSVADAPPGTELRVRVVDGAVHVRVPEMDDAVNGGDRGAGT, from the coding sequence GTGACCACCCCGAGCACGGCCGAGCAGCCCTGGCCGGTGCGCACGGTCGCCCGCAAGATCGCGGAGTGGATCGCCCGCCTCGGCTCGGTGTGGGTGGAAGGCCAGGTCACCCAGATCTCCAACCGGCCGAACACGGCCACCGCCTTCCTCACCCTGCGCGACGCCTCCTCCAACGTGTCGATCACCGTGACGTGCTCGACCAAGCTGTTGGCAGGCATGACCCCGCCGCTCAAAGACGGCGACAAGGTGATCGTGCACGGCCGCCCGGACTTCTACGAGGGCCGCGGCACGATCAGCCTGCGCGTGGACGAGATCCGCGCGGTGGGCATCGGCGAGCTGCTGGCCCGCATCGAGCGATTGCGCCGCCTGCTGGCCGCCGAGGGCCTGTTCGACCCGGCCCGCAAGCGCAAGCCGCCGTTCCTGCCGCAGTGCGTCGGCCTGATCACCGGCCGCGCCTCGGCCGCCGAACGGGATGTGCTGACCAACGCCCGCATCCGCTGGCCGCAGGTGCACTTCCGGGTGATCAACGTTGCGGTGCAAGGACATCTCGCCGTGCCGCAGGTCCTGGAAGCGCTGTCCGCACTGGAGTCCGACCCCGAGGTCGACGTCATCGTGATCGCCCGCGGCGGCGGCAGCGTCGAGGACCTGCTGCCCTTCTCCGACGAGGCGCTCTGCCGCGCGGTGGCCGCCGCGCGGACGCCGGTGCTCAGCGCGATCGGCCACGAGCCGGACACCCCGCTGCTCGACCACGTCGCCGACCTCCGCTGCTCGACGCCGACCGACGCGGGCAAACGGGTGGTTCCGGATGTGGCCGAGGAGGCCGCGCGCATCGGGCAGATGCGCGACCGGGCCCGCCGCGCGCTACACGGATGGGTGGACCGCGAACACCGGCTGCTGGCCCAGCTGCGCTCCCGGCCCGCGCTGGCCGACCCGATCGGACCACTGCGCGTCCGGGCGGAGGACGTGCACGCGCTGCGCGAGCGGTCCCGCCGGGCCACCAGCACACTCCTGGCCCACGAGCAGAGCCGCTTGGACGGTGTGAAAGCACGCTTGACGACCCTCGGACCGGCGGCCACTCTGGCGCGCGGGTACGCAGTGGTGCAGCGCGTCATCTCCGGAGAACCCGACGGTGTGCTGCGGTCGGTGGCCGACGCGCCGCCGGGAACGGAGCTGCGGGTCCGAGTCGTTGACGGAGCGGTGCACGTGCGCGTGCCCGAGATGGACGATGCGGTGAACGGAGGTGACCGTGGCGCTGGCACATGA
- a CDS encoding lipid droplet-associated protein, whose protein sequence is MKPLPLPVRVAAGLAAAAVEQARKLPRSLAGLPVTVASTAMQLSMRAQQHVTELAIKGDEILATFRPAEETPEWATFDEDLPAEPAGPPPARKPVPKPAPAEAPGASTEAGTGSTSDQSTPDGPADARGPAAVPGYDDLSLAQVRARLRWLTAEQLESLLAYEQGHRSREEFTRMLTRRLATVRES, encoded by the coding sequence ATGAAACCGCTGCCTCTGCCCGTCCGCGTGGCCGCCGGGCTCGCCGCGGCCGCCGTGGAGCAGGCCCGCAAGCTGCCCCGTTCACTCGCCGGTCTGCCCGTGACGGTCGCCAGCACCGCCATGCAGCTGTCCATGCGCGCCCAGCAGCACGTGACGGAACTCGCCATCAAGGGCGACGAGATCCTCGCCACGTTCCGCCCGGCGGAAGAGACCCCCGAATGGGCGACCTTCGACGAGGACCTGCCCGCCGAGCCCGCCGGGCCACCGCCCGCGCGCAAGCCCGTGCCGAAGCCCGCGCCCGCCGAGGCGCCTGGAGCGTCCACTGAGGCCGGGACCGGCTCCACTTCGGACCAGTCCACTCCAGACGGGCCCGCCGACGCGCGCGGCCCGGCCGCGGTGCCCGGCTACGACGACCTCTCGCTCGCCCAGGTGCGGGCGCGGCTGCGCTGGCTGACCGCCGAGCAGCTGGAGTCGCTGCTGGCCTACGAGCAGGGCCACCGGTCCCGCGAGGAGTTCACCCGCATGCTGACGCGGCGCCTCGCCACCGTGCGCGAGTCGTGA
- a CDS encoding 4-hydroxy-3-methylbut-2-enyl diphosphate reductase, with amino-acid sequence MTTAKPKRVLLANPRGYCAGVDRAVITVEKALETYGAPIYVRKEIVHNKHVVETLRERGAIFVDQTDEVPEGAMVVFSAHGVSPMVHAEAAERNLRTIDATCPLVTKVHQEVKRFAKEDYDILLIGHEGHEEVEGTAGEAPDVVQLVDTAEDVDKVTVRDPNKVVWLSQTTLSVDETMVRVNQLKGRFPELQAPPSDDICYATSNRQTAVKVMAPQCDLVIVVGSKNSSNSLRLVDVALDYGAKAAHLVDFAHEVDETWLEGVGTIGVTSGASVPDELVMKLLLHLEERGWADVETVTTANEKITFQLPRELRKEMKEKAAKEA; translated from the coding sequence ATGACCACTGCCAAGCCCAAGCGCGTGCTGCTGGCCAACCCTCGCGGCTACTGCGCCGGCGTGGACCGGGCCGTGATCACCGTCGAGAAGGCGTTGGAGACCTACGGCGCTCCCATCTACGTCCGCAAGGAGATCGTCCACAACAAGCACGTCGTGGAGACGCTGCGGGAACGCGGCGCGATCTTCGTCGACCAGACCGACGAGGTGCCCGAGGGCGCCATGGTCGTGTTCTCGGCGCACGGCGTGTCCCCGATGGTGCACGCGGAGGCCGCCGAGCGGAACCTCCGCACGATCGATGCCACCTGCCCCCTGGTCACCAAGGTGCACCAGGAGGTGAAGCGCTTCGCCAAGGAGGACTACGACATCCTCCTGATCGGCCACGAGGGGCACGAGGAGGTCGAGGGCACCGCGGGTGAGGCCCCCGACGTCGTGCAGCTCGTGGACACCGCGGAGGACGTGGACAAGGTCACCGTCCGCGACCCCAACAAGGTCGTCTGGCTGTCCCAGACCACCCTCTCCGTCGACGAGACCATGGTCCGCGTGAACCAGCTCAAGGGCCGGTTCCCGGAGCTCCAGGCCCCGCCGAGCGACGACATCTGCTACGCCACCTCCAACCGCCAGACCGCGGTCAAGGTCATGGCCCCGCAGTGCGACCTGGTCATCGTGGTGGGCTCGAAGAACTCCTCGAACTCCCTCCGCCTGGTCGACGTCGCCCTGGACTACGGGGCCAAGGCCGCCCACCTGGTCGACTTCGCGCACGAGGTCGACGAGACCTGGCTGGAGGGCGTCGGCACCATCGGCGTGACCAGCGGCGCGTCCGTGCCGGACGAGCTGGTGATGAAGCTCCTGCTGCACCTGGAGGAGCGCGGCTGGGCGGACGTGGAGACCGTGACCACGGCCAACGAGAAGATCACCTTCCAGCTCCCGCGTGAGCTGCGCAAGGAGATGAAGGAGAAGGCCGCCAAGGAGGCCTGA
- a CDS encoding DUF6542 domain-containing protein, giving the protein MTTTRDRRSDVEQDRAESDWANLSLLGPVRGAPWWAATLVAFGVTLVAAFLGRGADGTLGFLFQAGYFLGCVAAVCWVQRRSLFGPMVQPPLIAVIVIPTVALLTSNAPDSGGMTARALLVAQPLVTAFPVMAITTAATVIVGVVRLFLQRRPAPAATPARTAKPSPRAAAEPRYDDDYDEPPVRRPARPAPESQRSGGRPPAPRQQAGRPAQPRDGGQPRGGAAGGQRGGPAGGGRPARPAQGGQPRQQPPPQRGGGTPRGGGQPRQQPPPPRRRPPRDDDY; this is encoded by the coding sequence GTGACCACCACCCGCGACCGTCGCAGCGACGTGGAACAGGACCGTGCGGAGTCCGACTGGGCGAACCTGTCCCTGCTCGGGCCCGTCCGCGGCGCGCCCTGGTGGGCGGCCACCCTCGTGGCCTTCGGCGTGACCCTCGTGGCCGCGTTCCTCGGCCGGGGCGCCGACGGCACGCTGGGCTTCCTCTTCCAGGCGGGCTACTTCCTGGGCTGCGTGGCCGCCGTGTGCTGGGTGCAGCGCCGCAGCCTGTTCGGGCCGATGGTGCAGCCGCCGCTCATCGCGGTGATCGTGATCCCCACGGTCGCGCTGCTCACCTCCAACGCCCCGGACTCCGGCGGCATGACCGCACGGGCCCTGCTCGTGGCCCAGCCGCTGGTCACCGCGTTCCCGGTGATGGCCATCACCACCGCCGCCACGGTCATCGTCGGCGTGGTCCGCCTCTTCCTGCAGCGCCGCCCGGCCCCCGCCGCGACCCCGGCCCGCACCGCCAAGCCCTCACCGCGCGCGGCCGCCGAACCCCGCTACGACGACGACTACGACGAGCCGCCGGTGCGCCGCCCGGCCCGCCCCGCGCCGGAGTCCCAGCGCAGCGGCGGTCGCCCGCCCGCTCCCCGGCAGCAGGCGGGCCGTCCCGCCCAGCCCAGGGACGGCGGCCAGCCCCGGGGTGGTGCCGCGGGTGGTCAGCGCGGTGGTCCGGCGGGCGGCGGACGCCCGGCCCGGCCCGCCCAGGGCGGTCAACCACGCCAGCAGCCCCCGCCGCAGCGCGGTGGCGGTACCCCTCGCGGCGGCGGCCAGCCCCGTCAGCAGCCCCCGCCGCCGCGGCGCCGGCCGCCCCGGGACGACGACTACTGA
- the rmuC gene encoding DNA recombination protein RmuC: MANNVGHHRVVTEVITTALVVLTLVLIGALVLLWRVYQDSVRRTDAALAMVETERGRSAQHQKALHRWELAFSSVTGRGELGEQVLVETARALGLREGLHFSLQTDLAGGGGAKPDLLLTVSGGRRVPVDSKASLAVWMEAAETDDPVERAEALRVHVRNIRSRAAELAGKNYQRWADAIYGTIMFVPSDAAVVSAMDTDPNLLPWLLDRRIFLCGPTGFAVLASAALFAATERTLAHDVETVRAQAAKAHRAATGAVDALNLSSTHLQRFLSARRRELDALESFRGAAQPLTDASASPTPVPEIRRADELVTGTPGVEAGQDA, translated from the coding sequence ATGGCGAACAACGTAGGCCATCATCGAGTGGTGACCGAAGTGATCACCACCGCCCTGGTCGTGCTGACGCTCGTGCTCATCGGCGCGCTGGTGCTGCTGTGGCGCGTGTACCAGGACAGCGTTCGCCGCACCGACGCCGCGCTCGCCATGGTCGAGACCGAGCGCGGGCGGTCGGCCCAGCACCAGAAGGCCCTGCACCGGTGGGAGCTGGCGTTCAGCTCCGTCACTGGAAGGGGTGAACTTGGCGAGCAGGTGCTGGTGGAGACCGCCCGCGCGCTCGGCCTGCGCGAGGGCCTGCACTTCTCGTTGCAGACCGACCTGGCCGGTGGCGGCGGCGCCAAGCCGGACCTGCTGCTGACGGTCAGCGGCGGGCGGCGGGTGCCGGTGGACAGCAAGGCCAGCCTCGCGGTGTGGATGGAGGCGGCCGAGACCGACGACCCGGTCGAACGCGCCGAGGCGCTGCGCGTGCACGTGCGCAACATCCGCTCCCGCGCGGCCGAGCTGGCGGGCAAGAACTACCAGCGCTGGGCGGACGCCATCTACGGCACGATCATGTTCGTGCCCTCGGACGCGGCCGTGGTCTCGGCCATGGACACCGACCCGAACCTGCTGCCCTGGCTGCTGGACCGGCGGATCTTCCTGTGCGGCCCAACGGGTTTCGCGGTGCTGGCCTCGGCCGCCCTGTTCGCCGCCACCGAGCGCACGCTGGCGCACGACGTGGAGACCGTGCGCGCGCAGGCGGCCAAGGCGCACCGGGCGGCCACCGGCGCGGTGGACGCGCTGAACCTGTCCAGCACCCACCTGCAGCGCTTCCTCTCCGCCCGGCGGCGCGAGCTGGACGCCCTGGAGAGCTTCCGCGGCGCGGCCCAGCCGCTGACCGACGCCTCGGCCAGTCCCACGCCGGTGCCGGAGATCCGCCGCGCCGACGAGCTGGTCACCGGTACCCCGGGTGTCGAAGCTGGTCAGGATGCGTAG
- a CDS encoding exonuclease SbcCD subunit D produces the protein MRLLHTSDWHIGRTFHGRDLLAEQESVLTGLADLVVDQRVDAVLVAGDLYDRAVPSAEAVETCVRVLSAIRAAGAEIVIISGNHDSAQRLGQFGGFARAGGLHLCTRIATLHEPVLLSDAHGPVACYGIPYLDPDPALHVLELTGCRGHEVVLTEAMRRVREDLAGRGAGVRSVVLAHAFVVGGEASESERRITVGGVEHVPGGTFDGVDYVALGHLHGPQVLAEHLRYSGSPIAYSFSEARHHKAVWLVELDERGLAGVERVALPVPRRLATVTGRLEDLLAETDYAELEDCYLSATLTDPVRPLEAMRRLQARFPYAVHLDFRPDGGRDTVLRYAQAVRGRTDEQIAEKFVDDCRGAPPTPREAGLLTAAIEHTRRGEA, from the coding sequence ATGCGGCTCCTGCACACCTCGGACTGGCACATCGGTCGCACCTTCCACGGCCGGGACCTGCTCGCCGAACAGGAATCCGTGCTGACCGGCCTGGCCGACCTGGTGGTGGACCAGCGCGTGGACGCGGTGCTGGTGGCGGGCGACCTCTACGACCGCGCGGTGCCCTCGGCCGAGGCGGTGGAGACCTGCGTGCGGGTGCTGTCCGCGATTCGGGCAGCGGGCGCGGAGATCGTCATCATCAGCGGCAACCACGACTCCGCACAGCGCCTCGGCCAGTTCGGCGGCTTCGCCCGCGCGGGCGGCCTGCACCTGTGCACGCGCATCGCCACCCTGCACGAGCCGGTGCTGCTCAGCGACGCGCACGGCCCGGTCGCCTGTTACGGAATCCCTTACCTGGACCCGGATCCGGCGCTGCACGTGCTGGAGCTCACCGGCTGCCGCGGCCACGAGGTGGTGCTCACCGAGGCCATGCGCCGGGTGCGTGAGGACCTGGCCGGACGGGGTGCGGGCGTGCGCTCGGTGGTGCTGGCGCACGCGTTCGTGGTGGGCGGCGAGGCCTCGGAGTCCGAGCGGCGCATCACCGTCGGCGGGGTGGAGCACGTCCCGGGCGGCACCTTCGACGGCGTGGACTACGTGGCGCTGGGCCACCTGCACGGCCCGCAGGTGCTGGCCGAGCACCTGCGCTACTCGGGCAGCCCGATCGCCTACTCCTTCTCCGAGGCCCGCCACCACAAGGCGGTCTGGCTGGTCGAGTTGGACGAGCGCGGCCTGGCCGGGGTGGAGCGCGTGGCGCTGCCGGTGCCGCGCAGGCTGGCCACGGTCACCGGGCGGCTGGAGGACCTGCTCGCGGAAACCGACTACGCCGAGCTCGAGGACTGCTACCTCTCGGCCACCCTCACCGACCCGGTCCGGCCGCTGGAGGCCATGCGCCGCCTGCAGGCCCGGTTCCCGTACGCGGTGCACCTGGACTTCCGGCCGGACGGTGGCCGGGACACCGTGCTGCGCTACGCCCAGGCCGTGCGCGGGCGCACCGACGAGCAGATCGCGGAGAAGTTCGTGGACGACTGCCGGGGCGCGCCCCCGACGCCCCGGGAGGCCGGGCTGCTGACCGCGGCGATCGAGCACACGCGGAGGGGCGAGGCGTGA